One window of Erwinia aphidicola genomic DNA carries:
- the urtE gene encoding urea ABC transporter ATP-binding subunit UrtE: MLQVTELNQYYGGSHILRGLSFEVKAGEITCLLGRNGVGKTTLLKCLMGLIPAKSGTISWQDKPINGRKPHQRVQAGIAYVPQGREIFPRLTVEENLLMGLARFSGSQARQVPEEIWQLFPVLWQMKQRRGGDLSGGQQQQLAIGRALACRPQLLILDEPTEGIQPSVIKEIGAVIRQLAARGDMAILLVEQFYDFAAELADSYLVMSRGEIVQRGLGKEMESDGVRGLVAI; encoded by the coding sequence ATGTTACAGGTTACTGAACTAAATCAATATTATGGCGGCAGCCACATTCTGCGCGGCCTGTCGTTTGAGGTTAAAGCGGGTGAGATCACCTGCCTGCTGGGGCGCAACGGCGTAGGGAAAACCACGCTGCTTAAATGCCTGATGGGGCTGATCCCGGCGAAGTCCGGCACCATCAGCTGGCAGGATAAGCCAATCAACGGGCGCAAGCCGCACCAGCGCGTGCAGGCGGGCATCGCCTACGTGCCGCAGGGGCGCGAGATCTTCCCGCGCCTGACGGTAGAGGAGAATCTGCTCATGGGGCTGGCACGTTTTTCCGGCAGCCAGGCGCGTCAGGTGCCGGAGGAGATCTGGCAGCTGTTTCCGGTACTGTGGCAGATGAAGCAGCGGCGCGGCGGCGATCTCTCCGGTGGCCAGCAGCAGCAGTTAGCCATTGGCCGCGCGCTGGCCTGCAGGCCGCAGCTGCTGATCCTCGACGAACCGACGGAAGGGATCCAGCCGTCGGTGATCAAGGAGATCGGCGCGGTGATCCGCCAGCTGGCCGCACGCGGCGATATGGCGATCCTGCTGGTTGAACAGTTTTACGACTTTGCCGCCGAGCTGGCCGACAGCTATCTGGTGATGTCGCGCGGTGAGATCGTCCAGCGCGGCCTCGGCAAGGAGATGGAAAGCGACGGGGTGCGCGGGTTAGTAGCGATTTGA
- the urtD gene encoding urea ABC transporter ATP-binding protein UrtD, with protein sequence MTEPLFTQPHPADRHRQQTDPVLQLEKINVSFDGFKALTDLSLQIGVGELRCVIGPNGAGKTTLMDVITGKTRPDNGRVFYDQSTDLTTLSPVEIARIGIGRKFQKPTVFAALTVFENLEIALKTDKSVWACLRAKLNGEQQDRIDEVLKLLRLGAERQRPAGLLSHGQKQFLEIGMLLVQDPHLLLLDEPAAGMTDAETEYTAELFRSLAGKHSLMVVEHDMGFVETIADHVTVLHQGQVLAEGSLREVQANEQVIEVYLGR encoded by the coding sequence ATGACTGAACCCCTGTTTACCCAGCCACACCCGGCAGACCGCCATCGCCAGCAGACCGACCCGGTGCTCCAGCTGGAAAAAATCAACGTCTCGTTTGACGGTTTTAAAGCGCTGACCGACCTGTCACTTCAGATTGGCGTCGGTGAACTGCGCTGCGTAATCGGCCCCAACGGCGCGGGAAAAACCACCCTGATGGATGTGATAACCGGCAAAACCCGCCCGGACAATGGCCGGGTGTTCTACGACCAGAGCACTGACCTGACCACGCTTTCCCCTGTCGAGATCGCACGCATCGGCATCGGGCGCAAGTTCCAGAAACCAACGGTGTTTGCCGCGCTGACGGTGTTTGAAAATCTGGAGATCGCGCTGAAAACCGATAAGTCGGTATGGGCCTGCCTGCGGGCAAAGCTTAACGGCGAGCAGCAGGACCGCATTGATGAGGTGCTGAAGCTGCTGCGCCTCGGGGCGGAACGTCAGCGCCCCGCCGGGCTGCTGTCGCACGGGCAGAAGCAGTTTCTGGAAATCGGCATGCTGCTGGTGCAGGACCCGCACCTGCTGCTGCTGGATGAACCGGCGGCAGGCATGACGGATGCCGAAACCGAATACACCGCCGAGCTGTTCCGCTCGCTGGCCGGCAAGCATTCGCTGATGGTGGTTGAGCACGATATGGGCTTTGTCGAAACCATCGCCGACCACGTGACGGTGCTGCATCAGGGCCAGGTGCTGGCGGAAGGATCGCTGCGCGAGGTGCAGGCCAACGAGCAGGTTATCGAAGTTTATCTGGGGCGCTGA
- a CDS encoding 2-hydroxyacid dehydrogenase, which yields MRVLIAAEENAWGGMIQQFRQRLPDVEFVASPGHAAESLAGFDALIPGMAKVTPALLHTADRLKLIQQAGAGLEGVDIASAHAQGVMVANVPSDRSGNADSVAELGIWMMIGLARKANQLPQMIATRQLGLPVGMGLKGKTVGLVGLGGIGKALAQRLAAFEMRTIGVKRSADDDFARQHRLAWVGEMDCLPQLLREADFVVLSLPDNPATHHIIDEAALAQMKPGAFLINLGRGGLIEKSALLAALANGQLSGAGLDVFWQEPPEPQDALFSYNVIATPHIGGVTDISLAGNVAAVCENLRRLRDGEEILNRW from the coding sequence ATGAGAGTTCTGATAGCCGCGGAAGAGAATGCCTGGGGTGGGATGATCCAGCAGTTTCGCCAGCGTTTGCCCGACGTCGAATTTGTCGCATCGCCGGGCCACGCGGCGGAAAGCCTGGCCGGTTTTGACGCGTTGATCCCTGGCATGGCGAAGGTCACTCCCGCTCTGTTGCACACCGCCGATCGCCTCAAGCTGATTCAGCAGGCCGGGGCCGGGCTGGAAGGGGTGGATATCGCCAGCGCCCATGCGCAGGGCGTGATGGTGGCGAACGTACCGTCCGACCGCTCCGGCAACGCCGACTCGGTGGCGGAGCTGGGCATCTGGATGATGATCGGGCTGGCGCGTAAGGCTAACCAGCTGCCGCAGATGATCGCCACGCGCCAGCTTGGCCTGCCGGTTGGCATGGGACTGAAGGGCAAAACCGTCGGGCTGGTCGGGCTGGGGGGCATTGGCAAAGCGCTGGCGCAGAGGCTGGCGGCGTTTGAGATGCGTACGATCGGCGTTAAGCGCAGCGCCGATGATGACTTTGCCCGCCAGCATCGCCTGGCGTGGGTCGGAGAGATGGACTGCCTGCCGCAGCTGCTGCGGGAAGCTGACTTTGTGGTGCTCAGCCTGCCGGATAACCCGGCGACCCATCATATTATCGATGAAGCGGCGCTGGCGCAGATGAAGCCGGGGGCTTTCCTGATTAATCTCGGGCGCGGCGGGCTGATTGAGAAGTCTGCGCTGCTGGCGGCGCTGGCGAACGGTCAGCTGAGCGGCGCCGGGCTGGACGTGTTCTGGCAGGAGCCGCCCGAGCCGCAGGATGCGTTGTTCAGCTATAACGTGATTGCCACCCCGCACATTGGCGGCGTGACCGATATCTCGCTGGCTGGCAATGTCGCCGCGGTGTGTGAGAATTTACGCCGCCTGCGCGACGGCGAAGAGATTTTAAATCGCTGGTAA
- the urtC gene encoding urea ABC transporter permease subunit UrtC, whose translation MTQPITLTVAQKAPRLTLSLGALLLLALLLLPFLALLPADNPLAISTYTLTLIGKILCYAIVAVALDLVWGYAGLLSLGHGLFFALGGYAMGMYLMRQAAGDGLPAFMSFLSWNELPWFWAGTQHFAWALCLIVLVPGMLALVFGWFAFRSKIKGVYFSIMTQALTYAGMLLFFRNETGFGGNNGFTGFTTLLGFPVTATRTRVGLFVASVLLLAASLAVGFALARSKFGRVLTAVRDAENRLMFCGYDPKGFKLFVWTLSAVLCGLAGALYVPQVGIINPGEMSPTNSIEAAIWVALGGRGTLIGPLLGAGIVNGAKSWFTVAFPEYWLFFLGLMFILVTLFLPRGVIGLLRRRKHD comes from the coding sequence ATGACGCAACCGATAACGCTTACCGTGGCGCAGAAAGCGCCGCGCCTGACGCTCAGCCTTGGCGCGCTGCTGCTGCTCGCCCTGCTGCTGCTGCCGTTTCTCGCCCTGCTACCGGCAGATAATCCGCTGGCGATCTCCACCTATACGCTGACGCTGATCGGCAAGATCCTTTGCTATGCCATTGTCGCGGTGGCGCTCGACCTGGTGTGGGGCTACGCAGGGCTGCTGTCGCTTGGCCACGGGCTGTTCTTTGCCCTCGGCGGCTATGCGATGGGCATGTATCTGATGCGCCAGGCAGCGGGGGATGGCCTGCCAGCGTTTATGTCCTTCCTGTCGTGGAACGAGCTGCCGTGGTTCTGGGCGGGAACGCAGCATTTTGCCTGGGCGCTGTGCCTGATTGTGCTGGTGCCGGGGATGCTGGCGCTGGTGTTCGGCTGGTTCGCCTTTCGCTCGAAAATCAAAGGCGTCTACTTCTCGATTATGACCCAGGCGCTGACCTACGCCGGGATGCTGCTGTTCTTCCGCAACGAAACCGGCTTTGGCGGCAATAACGGCTTCACCGGCTTCACTACGCTGCTTGGCTTCCCTGTCACCGCCACCCGCACCCGCGTCGGGCTGTTTGTCGCCAGCGTGCTGCTGCTGGCAGCCAGTCTCGCCGTCGGTTTTGCCCTGGCACGCAGCAAGTTTGGCCGCGTGCTGACGGCAGTGCGCGATGCCGAAAATCGCCTGATGTTTTGCGGCTACGATCCGAAAGGCTTCAAACTGTTTGTCTGGACGCTCTCCGCCGTGCTGTGCGGGCTGGCGGGCGCGCTGTACGTGCCGCAGGTGGGGATTATCAACCCCGGCGAAATGTCGCCTACCAACTCGATTGAGGCTGCCATTTGGGTGGCGCTCGGCGGGCGCGGCACGCTGATCGGTCCGCTGCTCGGAGCCGGGATCGTCAACGGCGCGAAAAGCTGGTTCACCGTCGCCTTCCCGGAATACTGGCTGTTCTTCTTAGGCCTGATGTTTATCCTCGTCACGCTGTTCCTGCCGCGTGGCGTGATTGGCCTGCTGCGCCGGAGGAAGCATGACTGA
- a CDS encoding amino acid adenylation domain-containing protein, which yields MAIYPLTSVQQAVWLDQLLTPSTPCYNVGALWRIEREVDITLLNQAINETLAQHDALKLTLKESEGGIIQTTVSNQDFTLEYHDFSQDNDAEKKAREYLKDKFNQPFKLYEELLWRCVFIKTTATTALWLINAHHIIADGTSVSLLSGMIMDRYKQLKSGQLAAHQQIFGYRDFIANDCAYLQSTRYERDRAFWLTRFAEHAQPGMERRAGFDPGQAWPSQQINRPLPLERYQRLCALAAAHGCSPMHLMTALLACWYSRLWQVEQLTLGVPVHNRSGAQHKRTLGMFSSMIPVALSVDLSQPFSALMSQIAAELRCCYRHQRFPIAELNRQLRLGQQGRRQLYDLSFSLEVFPTDIELEGSQLKVETLHHGFEQMPLALYLRHYHPGDAPLLEFNFNEAWFSAADAQRSADRLLMLLDHLLDHGAEQPLAQIPLLLPQEQQQIFGQWNSTEQQWPLPEGIHRGFEQQTARTPGAVALCGHGGSVSYQQLNQRANRLAAELRQAGIGPDDRVALCCARSSEMVTALLAILKSGGAYVPLDPDYPPDRLSHMLSDCGAALVLLDDAGEQALRPLLGADLPVWHLSRDAARWQTQREANLPALAADPQRSLAYVIYTSGSTGKPKGVMNEHLGVMNRLRWMQEEYRLTPQDCVLQKTPFSFDVSVWEFFWPLMVGARLAIARPAGHQDPDYLSQLIAAQQVTTLHFVPSMLQLFLRHGDMERCRPLRKVMCSGEALPLAAVQRFHQQLPDAELHNLYGPTEAAVDVSFWHCRRDDARGLVPIGRPVANTQLYILDAQLQPLPPSVSGELHIGGVQVARGYLNREQLSAERFIADPFSSDPDARLYKTGDLARWLEDGSIEYLGRNDFQVKIHGLRIELGEIEQQIAGFSGIDDVVVMACDDGRGDKRLIAWLVAVPQPGLREKLRSTLQAALPEYMIPSAFVRLDAFPLSPNGKLDRKALPQPAWQAEETAWRAPQSAGERQLAAWWRELLQVENIGCDDDFFALGGHSLHAIQLMVKLKRAGIALEMKTLFANSTLSAQARAIAGCAELNAQADAPLPMQKLLKQLNQPAAQFRLTQRLNSPAEAGNLWMVHPAVVGCEIYRDLAQAFDGQLNAIGINNYNLYHQPPIPSLSALASYYLQHMVSQGLSRQQPVQLLGWSLGGVIALEIAAQLEQRGYRDIHLCLLDSLYQTDIQQRIVAGMLAPLLAMIGIEGEAAERALRIEQLELSMNNQPLSAPLRHSRVTLFKATEFADLSMDGIDGAELLALSDNGLGKVCPQLQVIPLAANHHSIILCHEPIVAALNLAQKIGSSAA from the coding sequence GTGGCTATTTATCCGCTAACCAGCGTGCAGCAAGCCGTCTGGCTCGATCAGTTATTAACACCATCCACCCCCTGCTACAACGTTGGCGCGCTGTGGCGCATTGAAAGAGAGGTTGATATCACCCTGTTAAATCAGGCAATAAATGAAACTCTCGCCCAACATGATGCACTGAAATTAACCTTAAAAGAGAGTGAAGGCGGTATTATTCAGACGACCGTATCGAATCAAGACTTCACTCTCGAATACCACGACTTTAGTCAGGATAACGACGCCGAAAAAAAAGCCCGCGAATACCTAAAGGATAAATTTAATCAACCTTTTAAACTGTATGAAGAATTACTCTGGCGCTGCGTATTTATTAAAACCACGGCGACAACTGCCTTGTGGTTGATTAATGCCCACCATATTATCGCCGACGGGACTTCCGTCTCTCTGCTGAGCGGCATGATTATGGATCGCTACAAACAGCTGAAAAGCGGTCAGTTAGCAGCCCACCAGCAGATTTTCGGCTATCGTGACTTTATCGCTAACGACTGCGCCTATTTGCAGTCCACACGCTATGAACGCGACCGCGCCTTCTGGCTGACGCGCTTTGCTGAGCATGCCCAGCCGGGAATGGAGCGGCGCGCCGGCTTTGACCCAGGCCAGGCGTGGCCCAGCCAGCAGATTAACCGCCCTCTTCCGCTGGAGCGCTATCAGCGCCTGTGCGCCCTGGCCGCCGCACACGGCTGTTCGCCGATGCACCTGATGACCGCGCTGCTGGCCTGCTGGTACAGCCGCCTGTGGCAGGTTGAACAGCTGACGCTCGGCGTGCCGGTCCATAACCGCAGCGGCGCTCAGCACAAGCGTACGCTTGGCATGTTCTCTTCGATGATCCCGGTGGCACTCAGCGTTGACCTCAGCCAGCCATTCAGCGCCCTGATGAGCCAGATTGCCGCCGAACTTCGCTGCTGCTACCGCCACCAGCGCTTCCCGATTGCCGAGCTTAACCGCCAGCTGCGCCTCGGGCAGCAGGGCCGCCGCCAGCTGTATGACCTGAGCTTTTCGCTGGAAGTCTTCCCGACCGATATTGAACTGGAAGGCAGCCAGCTGAAAGTGGAAACCCTGCATCACGGTTTTGAACAGATGCCGCTGGCGCTTTATCTGCGCCACTATCACCCCGGCGATGCGCCGCTGCTGGAGTTTAACTTCAATGAAGCCTGGTTCAGCGCCGCCGATGCGCAGCGCAGCGCCGACCGCCTGCTGATGCTGCTGGATCATCTGCTCGACCACGGCGCAGAGCAGCCGCTGGCGCAGATCCCACTGCTATTGCCGCAGGAACAGCAGCAGATCTTCGGCCAGTGGAATAGCACTGAACAGCAGTGGCCGCTGCCGGAAGGCATTCACCGCGGGTTTGAGCAGCAGACGGCACGCACGCCCGGCGCCGTTGCGCTGTGCGGTCACGGCGGCAGCGTCAGCTATCAGCAGCTCAATCAGCGCGCTAACCGGCTGGCGGCAGAACTGCGCCAGGCGGGGATTGGCCCTGACGATCGCGTGGCGCTGTGCTGCGCCCGCAGCAGTGAGATGGTGACGGCGCTGCTGGCGATCCTCAAATCCGGCGGCGCTTACGTACCGCTCGATCCCGACTATCCGCCGGATCGCCTCAGCCATATGCTCAGCGACTGCGGGGCCGCGCTGGTGCTGCTCGACGATGCCGGCGAGCAGGCGCTGCGCCCGCTGCTGGGCGCCGATCTGCCGGTCTGGCATCTGAGCCGCGATGCCGCCCGCTGGCAAACTCAGCGCGAGGCTAATCTGCCCGCGCTGGCCGCCGATCCCCAGCGCTCGCTGGCCTATGTTATCTACACCTCCGGCTCAACGGGCAAACCGAAAGGGGTCATGAACGAACACCTCGGGGTGATGAACCGCCTGCGCTGGATGCAGGAGGAGTACCGGCTGACGCCGCAGGACTGCGTACTGCAAAAAACCCCGTTTAGCTTTGATGTCTCGGTGTGGGAGTTCTTCTGGCCACTGATGGTCGGCGCACGGTTGGCCATCGCCAGGCCGGCGGGTCACCAGGACCCGGACTACCTCAGCCAGCTTATCGCCGCACAGCAGGTCACGACCCTGCACTTCGTCCCTTCAATGCTGCAGCTGTTTCTTCGCCACGGCGACATGGAACGGTGCCGCCCGCTGCGCAAGGTGATGTGCAGCGGGGAAGCGCTGCCGCTGGCGGCAGTGCAGCGCTTCCACCAGCAGCTGCCGGATGCCGAACTGCATAATCTGTACGGCCCGACCGAAGCGGCGGTGGATGTCTCCTTCTGGCACTGCCGGCGCGACGATGCGCGCGGGCTGGTGCCGATTGGCAGACCGGTCGCCAACACCCAGCTCTATATCCTTGATGCACAGCTGCAACCGCTGCCGCCGAGCGTCAGCGGCGAGCTGCATATCGGCGGCGTGCAGGTGGCGCGCGGCTACCTTAACCGCGAACAGCTGAGCGCCGAGCGCTTTATTGCCGACCCGTTCAGCAGCGACCCCGATGCCCGCCTGTATAAAACCGGCGATCTGGCGCGCTGGCTGGAGGATGGCAGCATTGAGTACCTCGGGCGCAATGATTTCCAGGTGAAAATCCACGGCCTGCGCATTGAGCTGGGCGAGATTGAGCAGCAGATTGCCGGGTTTAGCGGCATCGACGATGTGGTGGTGATGGCCTGCGACGACGGCCGGGGTGACAAACGGCTGATCGCCTGGCTGGTTGCCGTCCCGCAGCCCGGCCTGCGCGAGAAGCTGCGCAGCACCCTGCAGGCCGCGCTGCCGGAATATATGATCCCCAGCGCCTTTGTGCGGCTGGATGCGTTTCCGCTCTCCCCTAACGGTAAGCTGGACCGCAAAGCACTGCCGCAGCCTGCGTGGCAGGCGGAAGAAACGGCGTGGCGCGCCCCGCAGAGCGCGGGTGAACGCCAGCTGGCAGCGTGGTGGCGCGAGCTGCTGCAGGTGGAGAACATCGGCTGCGACGACGATTTCTTCGCGCTTGGCGGCCACTCGCTGCACGCCATCCAGCTGATGGTGAAGCTCAAGCGCGCGGGCATCGCGCTGGAGATGAAAACCCTGTTTGCCAACAGCACGCTAAGCGCCCAGGCGCGCGCCATCGCCGGATGCGCGGAGCTGAACGCGCAGGCTGACGCGCCGCTGCCGATGCAGAAACTGCTGAAGCAGCTCAACCAGCCCGCGGCGCAGTTCCGGCTCACCCAGCGCCTGAACTCGCCCGCTGAAGCAGGTAATCTGTGGATGGTGCATCCGGCGGTGGTTGGCTGTGAGATCTACCGCGATCTGGCGCAGGCGTTTGACGGCCAGCTCAATGCCATCGGCATCAATAATTACAATCTGTACCACCAGCCGCCTATCCCGTCGCTGTCGGCGCTCGCCAGCTATTACCTGCAGCATATGGTGAGCCAGGGGCTGTCGCGCCAGCAGCCGGTGCAGCTGCTGGGCTGGTCGCTCGGTGGCGTGATTGCGCTGGAGATAGCCGCTCAGCTCGAGCAGCGCGGCTATCGCGATATCCATCTCTGCCTGCTCGACAGCCTGTACCAGACCGACATTCAGCAGCGCATTGTGGCGGGCATGCTGGCGCCACTGCTGGCGATGATCGGCATCGAGGGGGAAGCGGCCGAACGCGCGCTGCGCATTGAGCAGCTTGAACTGTCGATGAACAACCAGCCGCTGAGCGCCCCGCTGCGCCACAGCCGGGTGACGCTGTTTAAAGCCACCGAGTTTGCCGACCTGAGCATGGACGGTATCGACGGCGCGGAACTGCTGGCGCTGAGCGATAATGGCCTAGGTAAAGTCTGCCCGCAGCTGCAGGTGATCCCGCTGGCGGCCAATCACCATTCGATTATCCTGTGCCACGAACCGATCGTCGCCGCGCTGAACCTGGCGCAGAAGATCGGCAGCAGCGCGGCGTAA
- the deoR gene encoding DNA-binding transcriptional repressor DeoR — protein sequence METRRDERINKLAQALKGTDKIHLKEAAQLLGVSEMTIRRDLNEGPGAVVLLGGYIVSDPMRHQNHYFVSDQQGQHVEQKRLLGQHASSLINANETVYFDCGTSIPWVIDAIDPDLPFTAVCCAMNTFLALKEKNARVILCGGEFHADNAIFTPLGQLSVMDSLCPDKAFISAAGIDVQQGASCYNLNELPMKLLALQRARQKLLVADSSKYGKVLPARIADLSAFNGLISDAAPGYDIGIEVITP from the coding sequence ATGGAAACCCGGCGCGACGAGCGCATCAATAAGCTGGCCCAGGCGCTGAAAGGCACCGATAAAATCCATCTGAAAGAGGCGGCTCAACTGCTTGGGGTGTCTGAGATGACCATACGCCGCGACCTGAATGAAGGCCCGGGCGCAGTGGTATTGCTGGGCGGCTACATCGTCAGCGACCCGATGCGTCACCAGAACCACTATTTTGTTTCCGATCAGCAGGGGCAGCATGTCGAGCAAAAGCGCCTGCTGGGCCAGCACGCCAGCTCGCTGATCAATGCCAATGAAACGGTCTATTTTGACTGCGGTACCTCCATTCCGTGGGTGATTGACGCCATCGATCCCGACCTGCCGTTTACCGCCGTCTGCTGTGCGATGAACACTTTCCTCGCGCTGAAAGAGAAAAATGCCCGGGTGATCCTGTGCGGCGGCGAGTTCCACGCGGATAACGCCATCTTCACCCCGCTGGGTCAGCTGTCAGTGATGGACAGCCTGTGCCCGGATAAGGCGTTCATCTCCGCCGCCGGAATCGATGTGCAGCAGGGTGCCAGCTGCTACAACCTGAACGAACTGCCGATGAAGCTTCTGGCACTGCAGCGCGCGCGCCAGAAGTTACTGGTGGCCGACAGCAGCAAATATGGCAAGGTGCTGCCGGCGCGCATCGCCGATCTCAGCGCGTTTAACGGCTTAATCAGCGATGCCGCCCCCGGGTACGACATCGGTATTGAGGTTATCACCCCGTAA
- the urtB gene encoding urea ABC transporter permease subunit UrtB, with product MMMRFLLLLLLSLPWLAQAGPAADFAAASRSDRLKLLQQWAAAPDAARLPLLQALRQERVVLDDNKHPFSQINGQLTPLEGSNAPAGSTKKLFMNNRLRVMIATTLAAHQLVSPDSAQRLSAARTLQNDAQADQLPLLKQRLAAEPDSRVQAVLAQAVAGLQLADANPQVRLEAVKLLGETSDPQTQASLERLLQPSVEADASVRAAAADSLKQIRHRLLLGDLLGQAFTGLSLGSVLLLAALGLAITYGLLGVINMAHGEMLMIGAYATWMVQSLFQRFAPEWLAFYPLLALPVAFFITAAVGMALERTIIRHLYGRPLETLLATWGISLMLIQLVRVLFGSQNLEVANPPWLSGGLQVLPNLVLPYNRLAVILFVIGVLVLTWLLLNKTRLGMNVRAVTQNRAMADCCGVPTGRVDMLAFGLGSGIAGLGGVALSQLGNVGPELGQGYIIDSFLVVVTGGVGQLAGTVVAALGLGILNKVLEPQIGAVLGKILILVLIVLFIQKRPQGLFALKGRVID from the coding sequence ATGATGATGCGATTCCTGCTGTTACTGCTGCTCAGCCTGCCGTGGCTTGCTCAGGCCGGACCGGCCGCCGATTTTGCCGCCGCCAGCCGCAGCGATCGGCTGAAACTTCTGCAGCAGTGGGCCGCCGCACCGGATGCCGCACGCCTGCCGCTGCTGCAGGCTCTGCGCCAGGAGCGTGTCGTGCTGGACGACAATAAACACCCCTTCAGCCAGATTAATGGCCAGCTGACGCCGCTGGAAGGCAGCAATGCGCCCGCTGGCAGCACCAAAAAACTGTTTATGAACAACCGGCTAAGGGTAATGATCGCCACCACCCTCGCCGCCCACCAGCTGGTTAGCCCGGATAGCGCCCAGCGCCTCAGCGCGGCGCGCACGCTGCAAAATGATGCGCAGGCCGATCAGCTGCCGCTGCTGAAACAGCGGCTGGCCGCCGAACCGGACAGCCGGGTGCAGGCGGTGCTGGCGCAGGCCGTTGCCGGGCTGCAGCTGGCCGACGCTAACCCGCAGGTACGCCTCGAAGCGGTGAAGCTGCTGGGCGAAACCAGCGATCCGCAGACGCAGGCCAGCCTCGAACGCCTGCTGCAACCCAGCGTCGAAGCCGATGCCAGCGTGCGTGCCGCCGCCGCCGACAGCCTGAAACAGATCCGCCATCGCCTGCTGCTCGGCGACCTGCTCGGCCAGGCCTTCACCGGCCTGTCGCTCGGATCGGTGCTGCTGCTGGCGGCGCTTGGCCTGGCGATCACCTACGGCCTGCTCGGGGTGATCAATATGGCGCACGGCGAGATGCTGATGATCGGCGCCTACGCCACCTGGATGGTACAGAGCCTGTTCCAGCGTTTCGCCCCGGAGTGGCTGGCGTTTTATCCGCTGCTGGCGCTGCCGGTGGCGTTCTTTATCACCGCCGCCGTCGGCATGGCGCTGGAGCGCACCATCATTCGCCACCTGTATGGCCGCCCGCTGGAAACCCTGCTGGCGACCTGGGGCATCAGCCTGATGCTGATCCAGCTGGTGCGCGTGCTGTTCGGCTCGCAGAATCTTGAGGTCGCTAACCCGCCGTGGCTCTCCGGTGGCTTACAGGTGCTGCCAAACCTGGTGCTGCCGTACAACCGCCTGGCGGTGATCCTGTTTGTTATCGGCGTGCTGGTGCTCACCTGGCTGCTGCTGAATAAAACCCGCCTCGGGATGAACGTGCGTGCGGTGACGCAGAACCGCGCGATGGCCGACTGCTGCGGCGTGCCGACCGGACGCGTGGATATGCTGGCGTTCGGCCTCGGGTCCGGCATTGCCGGGCTGGGCGGCGTGGCGCTGTCGCAGCTTGGCAACGTCGGCCCGGAGCTGGGACAGGGCTATATCATCGACTCCTTCCTGGTGGTGGTCACCGGCGGCGTCGGCCAGCTGGCGGGCACCGTGGTCGCCGCGCTGGGCCTGGGTATTCTCAACAAGGTGCTGGAGCCGCAGATTGGTGCGGTACTCGGCAAAATCCTGATCCTCGTGCTCATCGTACTGTTTATTCAGAAGCGACCGCAGGGGCTGTTCGCCTTAAAAGGCAGGGTGATTGACTGA